The following are encoded together in the Nocardioides thalensis genome:
- a CDS encoding class I SAM-dependent methyltransferase: MTSLVDWSGRTVLDLGCGTGFHLPRFAETAGRVVGVEPHPDLLRLAERRTRRLDNVELVSGTAQQIPLPDASVDVVHVRWAYFFGPGCEPGLAELDRVVRRGGTAMIIDNDGSRSTFGAWFRRGFPHLDSPAVIEQFWSTHGWTRTPVDMGWRFASRADLEAVVRIELPRTTAEQVLRLHEGTEVDYAVNLWSKRF, encoded by the coding sequence ATGACGTCGCTCGTCGACTGGTCGGGACGCACCGTGCTCGACCTCGGCTGCGGCACCGGCTTCCACCTGCCGCGGTTCGCCGAGACCGCCGGCCGGGTGGTCGGCGTCGAGCCGCATCCCGACCTGCTGCGGCTCGCCGAGCGCCGTACCCGCCGGCTCGACAACGTGGAGCTGGTCTCCGGTACGGCGCAGCAGATCCCGCTGCCGGACGCGTCCGTCGACGTCGTGCACGTGCGGTGGGCCTACTTCTTCGGGCCGGGCTGCGAGCCGGGCCTCGCCGAGCTGGACCGGGTCGTACGGCGCGGCGGCACCGCGATGATCATCGACAACGACGGCTCGCGATCGACGTTCGGCGCCTGGTTCCGGCGCGGGTTCCCGCACCTAGACTCCCCCGCGGTCATCGAGCAGTTCTGGTCGACCCACGGGTGGACCCGCACCCCGGTCGACATGGGCTGGCGCTTCGCGTCGCGCGCGGACCTCGAGGCCGTCGTCCGGATCGAGCTCCCGAGGACGACCGCCGAGCAGGTGCTGCGACTCCACGAGGGCACCGAGGTCGACTACGCGGTCAACCTCTGGTCGAAGCGCTTCTAG
- the radA gene encoding DNA repair protein RadA, with protein sequence MASSNTRSNRTRATYRCSECGWTTAKWVGRCGECQAWGAVAEAAASEPTGRTQAAPVTRPAVPIGQVSAEQAVHHSSGVPELDRVLGGGLVPGAAVLLAGEPGVGKSTLLLEVAASTARRAQRTLYVTGEESAAQVRLRADRTSAVQDQLYLAAETDLGAVLTHVEEVRPRLLVIDSVQTIGASGVDGVPGGVTQVKEVAAALVRVAKTRDITVVMVGHVTKDGSIAGPRVLEHLVDVVLHFEGDRDSRFRMVRAVKNRFGPVDEVGCFDLGADGITAVQDPTGIFVEQHHTRVPGTCVAVSMEGRRPMLAEVQALVTVPAGEDRVRRTTSGLDGSRLALVLAVLQRHAGVPLHKRDVFASTVGGARLVDPATDLPLAIALASADSGAPAPAGVVALGEIGLSGELRRVRDLELRLAEAARLGFTTAVVPADAEARSGPHRVRTGRVVDGMSVIEVPDITTALEVLDVHRRGQRPLTAVEDR encoded by the coding sequence ATGGCGTCTTCGAACACCCGATCGAACCGCACGCGCGCGACCTACCGGTGCAGCGAGTGCGGCTGGACGACCGCGAAGTGGGTGGGCCGCTGCGGCGAGTGCCAGGCGTGGGGCGCCGTCGCGGAGGCCGCGGCGAGCGAGCCCACCGGCCGCACCCAGGCGGCGCCGGTGACCCGACCGGCGGTGCCGATCGGCCAGGTCTCCGCCGAGCAGGCCGTCCACCACTCGTCCGGCGTGCCCGAGCTCGACCGCGTCCTCGGCGGCGGTCTGGTGCCGGGCGCCGCCGTGCTGCTGGCCGGTGAGCCGGGCGTCGGGAAGTCGACGCTGCTGCTCGAGGTGGCGGCCAGCACCGCCCGCCGGGCCCAGCGCACCCTCTACGTCACCGGCGAAGAGTCCGCGGCGCAGGTCCGGCTGCGCGCCGACCGCACCTCCGCGGTGCAAGACCAGCTCTACCTCGCGGCCGAGACCGATCTCGGCGCGGTCCTCACCCACGTCGAGGAGGTGCGACCCAGGCTGCTCGTCATCGACTCGGTGCAGACGATCGGCGCGTCCGGAGTCGACGGCGTGCCCGGCGGCGTCACCCAGGTCAAGGAGGTCGCGGCCGCGCTCGTGCGGGTCGCCAAGACCCGCGACATCACCGTCGTGATGGTGGGCCACGTGACCAAGGACGGCTCGATCGCCGGCCCGCGGGTGCTCGAGCACCTCGTCGACGTCGTGCTCCACTTCGAGGGCGACCGCGACTCGCGGTTCCGGATGGTCCGCGCGGTCAAGAACCGGTTCGGTCCGGTCGACGAGGTCGGCTGCTTCGACCTCGGTGCCGACGGCATCACCGCGGTGCAGGACCCGACCGGCATCTTCGTCGAGCAGCACCACACCCGCGTGCCCGGCACCTGCGTCGCGGTGTCGATGGAGGGCCGCCGGCCGATGCTGGCAGAGGTGCAGGCACTGGTGACCGTCCCTGCCGGGGAGGACCGCGTGCGCCGTACCACCTCGGGCCTGGACGGGTCCCGGCTCGCCCTGGTGCTGGCCGTGCTGCAGCGTCACGCGGGCGTGCCCCTCCACAAGCGCGACGTGTTCGCGTCCACCGTCGGCGGCGCCCGGCTCGTCGACCCCGCCACCGACCTGCCCCTGGCGATCGCGCTCGCGTCGGCCGACTCCGGAGCGCCGGCGCCCGCGGGAGTCGTCGCGCTCGGCGAGATCGGCCTGTCGGGCGAGCTGCGGCGGGTCCGTGACCTGGAGCTCCGGCTGGCCGAGGCGGCACGCCTGGGCTTCACCACCGCCGTCGTCCCGGCCGACGCCGAGGCGCGCAGCGGGCCGCACCGCGTGCGCACCGGCCGGGTGGTCGACGGCATGAGCGTCATCGAGGTCCCCGACATCACCACCGCGCTCGAGGTGCTCGACGTCCATCGTCGCGGCCAGCGCCCGCTCACCGCTGTCGAGGACAGGTGA
- a CDS encoding VOC family protein, with amino-acid sequence MRLDHLSYAAGPDGLAATAARLGQAIGHEFIDGGVHPRFGTTNMILPLADGTYIEVVAALDHPASDKAPFGQAVKARSALGGGWLGWVVAVDDLAPVEERLGRAAAIGSRHRPDGTELRWRQIGVNGLIADPQLPFFIEWETDAALHPSAGADGSLSLAGIEIAGDPQRVSEWLGETVEAPLEDVKVEWVAPHGTPGILAAQVQTPNGIVRI; translated from the coding sequence ATGCGCCTGGACCACCTCTCCTACGCCGCCGGACCCGACGGCCTCGCCGCTACCGCAGCCCGCCTCGGCCAGGCGATCGGGCACGAGTTCATCGACGGCGGGGTGCACCCGCGGTTCGGCACGACCAACATGATCCTGCCGCTCGCGGACGGGACCTACATCGAGGTCGTCGCGGCGCTCGACCACCCGGCGTCCGACAAGGCGCCGTTCGGCCAGGCCGTCAAGGCGCGCTCCGCCCTCGGCGGTGGCTGGCTCGGCTGGGTCGTCGCGGTCGACGACCTCGCCCCCGTCGAGGAGCGGCTCGGCCGCGCCGCGGCCATCGGCAGCCGGCACCGCCCCGACGGCACCGAGCTCCGCTGGCGCCAGATCGGCGTCAACGGCCTGATCGCCGACCCGCAGCTGCCGTTCTTCATCGAGTGGGAGACCGACGCGGCGCTGCACCCGTCGGCCGGCGCCGACGGCTCGCTCTCCCTCGCCGGGATCGAGATCGCGGGCGACCCGCAGCGGGTCAGCGAGTGGCTCGGCGAGACCGTAGAGGCCCCCCTCGAGGACGTCAAGGTCGAGTGGGTCGCCCCGCACGGCACGCCGGGCATCCTCGCCGCCCAGGTGCAGACCCCGAACGGGATCGTCCGCATCTGA
- a CDS encoding ABC transporter ATP-binding protein: protein MNNAIEGSALVVVRGGREVLHGLDFSVPAGEVTGLLGPSGCGKSTLMRAIVGVQAGVTGTLTVFGEPAGSASLRSRIGYVTQAPSVYDDLSVTENLAFFARVLGVGRDEVDRCVDAVDLRSHADQVVANLSGGQRSRASLAVALLGSPDLLVLDEPTVGLDPVLREELWGMFHRLAEAGAAVLVSSHVMDEAERCDRLLLMRDGVFLADGTPAEIKEKAGVDDVEQAFLAIVKGAA, encoded by the coding sequence ATGAATAACGCGATCGAGGGCTCGGCCCTGGTCGTCGTCCGCGGCGGCCGCGAGGTCCTGCACGGGCTCGACTTCTCGGTGCCCGCCGGCGAGGTGACCGGCCTGCTCGGCCCGTCCGGGTGCGGGAAGTCGACGTTGATGCGCGCGATCGTCGGCGTCCAGGCCGGCGTCACCGGCACGCTCACGGTCTTCGGCGAGCCCGCCGGATCGGCGTCGCTGCGGAGCCGGATCGGCTACGTCACCCAGGCGCCCAGCGTGTACGACGACCTCAGCGTCACCGAGAACCTCGCGTTCTTCGCCCGCGTGCTCGGCGTGGGCAGGGACGAGGTGGATCGGTGCGTCGATGCCGTCGACCTGCGCAGCCACGCCGACCAGGTCGTCGCCAACCTCAGCGGCGGCCAGCGCTCCCGCGCGAGCCTGGCGGTTGCGCTGCTCGGCAGTCCCGACCTGCTCGTGCTCGACGAGCCGACCGTCGGCCTCGATCCGGTTCTCCGCGAGGAGCTGTGGGGCATGTTCCACCGGCTCGCGGAGGCCGGCGCCGCCGTCCTCGTGTCGAGCCACGTCATGGACGAGGCCGAGCGCTGCGACCGGCTGCTGCTCATGCGCGACGGGGTCTTCCTCGCCGACGGCACGCCTGCCGAGATCAAGGAGAAGGCCGGCGTCGACGACGTCGAGCAGGCGTTCCTCGCCATCGTGAAGGGAGCGGCATGA
- a CDS encoding ABC transporter permease: MNLRTTLAVAARVLTQLRRDHRTLAMLLVLPCLLISLLWWMFDATPVVFDRLGPALLAVFPFFVMFLVTSVTTLRERSGGTLERLLAMPMGKFDFLLGYALAFGLVAAVQAALAVGISVGLLDLDVSGPVWLLGVVAVVDAVLGTALGLFVSAFARTEFQAVQFLPAVVVPQILLCGLIVPRDRLPDVLDAVSDVLPLSYAVDAMERLASTASTGDVWADLAVITCFALAALALGAATLRRRTA; the protein is encoded by the coding sequence ATGAACCTCCGGACCACCCTCGCCGTCGCCGCCCGCGTGCTGACTCAGCTGCGCCGCGACCACCGCACCCTGGCAATGCTGCTGGTGCTGCCGTGCCTGCTGATCAGCCTGCTGTGGTGGATGTTCGACGCCACGCCGGTCGTTTTCGACCGCCTCGGGCCGGCGCTGCTGGCGGTCTTCCCGTTCTTCGTCATGTTTCTCGTGACGAGCGTGACGACGCTGCGCGAGCGCTCGGGAGGCACCCTCGAGCGGCTGCTCGCGATGCCGATGGGCAAGTTCGACTTCCTCCTCGGCTACGCCCTCGCGTTCGGGCTCGTCGCCGCCGTGCAGGCCGCGCTCGCGGTGGGCATCAGCGTCGGCCTGCTCGACCTCGACGTCAGCGGCCCGGTCTGGCTGCTCGGCGTCGTCGCCGTGGTCGACGCGGTGCTCGGCACCGCGCTCGGGCTGTTCGTGTCGGCGTTCGCGCGCACCGAGTTCCAGGCCGTGCAGTTCCTGCCCGCGGTCGTGGTGCCGCAGATCCTGCTGTGCGGCCTCATCGTCCCGCGTGACCGGCTCCCCGACGTGCTCGACGCCGTCTCCGACGTGCTCCCGCTCTCCTACGCGGTGGACGCCATGGAGCGCCTCGCGTCGACCGCGAGCACCGGCGACGTGTGGGCCGACCTGGCGGTCATCACCTGCTTCGCGCTTGCTGCGCTGGCGCTGGGGGCGGCGACGCTGCGGCGGCGTACGGCGTAG
- a CDS encoding Ppx/GppA phosphatase family protein, with protein MRLGVLDIGSNTGHLLVVDAHDGAAPLPAYSHKQPLRLAEHLDDQGAVTASGIAALTEFCAEALVVADEKGCEEMLPFATSAVRDSANSDEVLAHVRRETGVALEVLSGEDEARLTFLAVRRWFGWSAGRLTVFDIGGGSLEIAAGTDEAPDVAQSLPLGAARLARAHFEDGIDELQLRAIRKKIRAAIARDAGYVLRAGAPNVAAATSKTFRSLARICGAAPSDQGPLVERVLALDDLRDWIPKLVGMSADELADLPGVSPSRTHQIVPGALVAEAVMDIFDLSELEICPWALREGVILERIDKLGITDEG; from the coding sequence ATGCGTCTGGGCGTGCTCGACATCGGCTCCAACACCGGGCACCTGCTCGTCGTTGACGCCCACGACGGCGCCGCCCCGCTGCCGGCGTACTCGCACAAGCAGCCGCTGCGGCTCGCCGAGCACCTCGACGACCAGGGTGCGGTCACGGCGTCGGGCATCGCCGCGCTCACCGAGTTCTGCGCCGAGGCCCTCGTCGTCGCCGACGAGAAGGGCTGCGAGGAGATGCTGCCGTTCGCGACGTCGGCGGTGCGCGACTCGGCCAACTCCGACGAGGTGCTCGCCCACGTCCGCCGCGAGACCGGCGTCGCGCTCGAGGTGCTCTCCGGCGAGGACGAGGCCCGGCTGACGTTCCTCGCCGTACGGCGCTGGTTCGGCTGGTCCGCCGGCCGGCTGACCGTGTTCGACATCGGCGGCGGCTCGCTCGAGATCGCGGCCGGCACCGACGAGGCCCCCGACGTCGCGCAGTCGCTCCCGCTCGGCGCCGCCCGCCTCGCGCGCGCCCACTTCGAGGACGGCATCGACGAGCTCCAGCTCCGGGCGATCCGCAAGAAGATCCGCGCCGCGATCGCCAGGGACGCCGGCTACGTGCTGCGCGCCGGCGCCCCCAACGTCGCGGCGGCGACGTCCAAGACCTTCCGCTCGCTGGCGCGCATCTGCGGCGCGGCGCCGTCCGACCAGGGCCCCCTCGTCGAGCGGGTCCTCGCACTCGACGACCTGCGCGACTGGATCCCCAAGCTGGTGGGCATGTCCGCAGACGAGCTCGCCGACCTGCCCGGCGTCTCCCCGAGCCGCACCCACCAGATCGTGCCCGGCGCGCTGGTCGCCGAGGCCGTCATGGACATCTTCGACCTGAGCGAGCTGGAGATCTGCCCGTGGGCCCTCCGCGAGGGCGTCATCCTGGAGCGCATCGACAAGCTCGGCATCACCGACGAGGGCTGA
- a CDS encoding nuclear transport factor 2 family protein — protein sequence MGRDVAVLGLGNLGGAVARRLAGTGWEVVGWTRSGATVDGVQPAGSAQEAVAAAGTVVLVLYDGPACREALAQVEVTGRTVVNLSTVGAAEAEELAASVDAAGGTYVHAPVVGTVAPALAGKLVVLAGTGGEPPVDELLGTLGTVVRVGTPGDAARAKLLANGALTNALLAIRDGLQQAVGLGLSQEVALDVLQHTALGGLVAGKRGRIASGNQEPADFTIDALHKDIELLAAETPAAQTVLQRLRDATASGSAHDGTLGANDIAGVARPGRDYSPTPTSSTLLWADGVDAAVAAPLRAYVRGHATGDPAHFREAFLPSAHIEGLRDGEFVSWTVDEYVGLFDGTPAPDEDARRRELRSLSVSGTIAMASMELFHGEATFTDQFLLVRSADGWRIANKVYHRH from the coding sequence ATGGGACGCGACGTCGCCGTACTCGGGCTCGGCAACCTCGGAGGGGCGGTCGCGCGGCGGCTCGCCGGCACCGGCTGGGAGGTCGTCGGCTGGACGCGCTCCGGCGCGACCGTCGACGGCGTGCAGCCCGCGGGCTCGGCACAGGAGGCGGTCGCCGCGGCAGGGACGGTCGTGCTCGTCCTGTACGACGGCCCCGCCTGTCGTGAGGCGCTCGCCCAGGTCGAGGTGACCGGGCGAACGGTCGTCAACCTCAGCACCGTCGGCGCGGCCGAGGCCGAGGAGCTCGCGGCGTCCGTCGACGCCGCCGGAGGGACCTACGTCCATGCGCCCGTCGTCGGCACCGTCGCGCCGGCGCTCGCGGGCAAGCTCGTCGTGCTCGCCGGGACCGGTGGCGAGCCCCCTGTCGACGAGCTGCTCGGGACGCTCGGCACGGTCGTCCGCGTCGGAACGCCCGGCGACGCCGCCCGCGCGAAGCTGCTCGCCAACGGAGCACTGACCAACGCGCTCCTGGCGATCCGGGACGGCCTCCAGCAGGCGGTCGGGCTCGGGCTGTCGCAGGAGGTCGCGCTCGACGTGCTCCAGCACACGGCGCTGGGCGGGCTGGTCGCGGGCAAGCGCGGCCGGATCGCGTCCGGCAACCAGGAGCCGGCCGACTTCACGATCGACGCGCTGCACAAGGACATCGAGCTGCTGGCTGCGGAGACGCCCGCCGCTCAGACCGTGCTCCAGCGCCTGCGCGACGCGACCGCGTCAGGAAGTGCCCACGACGGGACCCTGGGCGCCAACGACATCGCCGGCGTGGCCCGGCCGGGGCGCGACTACTCGCCGACCCCGACCTCGAGCACGCTCCTGTGGGCCGACGGCGTCGACGCCGCGGTCGCAGCGCCGCTCCGTGCCTACGTGCGCGGCCACGCCACGGGCGACCCGGCCCACTTCCGCGAGGCGTTCCTGCCCAGCGCCCACATCGAGGGCCTGCGGGACGGGGAGTTCGTGTCCTGGACGGTCGACGAGTACGTCGGCCTGTTCGACGGAACGCCGGCGCCAGACGAGGACGCGCGCCGGCGCGAGCTGCGCAGCCTCTCGGTCAGCGGGACCATCGCCATGGCGTCGATGGAGCTCTTCCACGGGGAGGCGACCTTCACCGACCAGTTCCTGCTCGTCCGGTCGGCCGACGGCTGGCGGATCGCGAACAAGGTCTACCACCGTCACTGA
- a CDS encoding TetR family transcriptional regulator yields MSTAQRRGRRPGSPDTRAAILSAAREHFAAAGFGGTTIRAIAADAGVDAALVHHYFGSKDDLFVAALALPVDPRELLTTATLGPAEQAAEPLLRTFLSVWDDPGLQPGLLATVRRVLEPGGDKLIREGFLPVVIIPMGERLGVDRPDLRMPLVASQVIGLILARYVLRIEPIASLGTDELVGIYGPVVQRYLTGDLPVQ; encoded by the coding sequence ATGAGTACGGCGCAGCGCCGGGGCAGGCGGCCCGGCAGCCCCGACACGCGCGCCGCCATCCTGTCCGCGGCGCGCGAGCACTTCGCGGCCGCCGGGTTCGGCGGCACGACGATCCGGGCCATCGCCGCTGACGCCGGCGTCGACGCGGCGCTGGTGCACCACTACTTCGGCTCGAAGGACGACCTGTTCGTCGCGGCACTGGCGCTGCCCGTCGACCCGCGCGAGCTGCTCACCACCGCGACCCTCGGTCCGGCCGAGCAGGCGGCCGAGCCGCTGCTGCGTACGTTCCTCTCGGTCTGGGACGACCCCGGGCTGCAGCCCGGCCTGCTCGCCACGGTCCGGCGCGTGCTCGAGCCCGGCGGCGACAAGCTGATCCGCGAGGGCTTCCTGCCGGTCGTGATCATCCCGATGGGGGAGCGGCTCGGCGTCGACCGCCCGGACCTGCGCATGCCGCTCGTCGCCAGCCAGGTCATCGGCCTGATCCTCGCCCGCTACGTGCTGCGCATCGAGCCGATCGCCTCGCTCGGCACCGACGAGCTGGTGGGGATCTACGGCCCGGTCGTCCAGCGCTACCTGACGGGTGACCTGCCGGTTCAGTGA
- a CDS encoding sugar phosphate isomerase/epimerase family protein, with protein MSSPGHPRPRIGLSTVSVYPESTAHAFSYAARTGYEAVEVMVGIDALSQQASAIKQLSDHHDMPVSAVHAPCLLFTQRVWGLEPWGKLERSAEMAHDVGAEVVVVHPPFRWQRDYALGFVEGIAALEEATGIRFAVENMYPWRASSRRNRRSLEMYVPGWDPSDHEYANTCIDLSHAAIAHSDVVAMAERLGPRLRHIHLTDGTGSAKDEHLVPGRGTVGADAFLRHLTASGFDGEVVLEINTRRCRTVAEREADLRESLEFAIEHLSAVPASGT; from the coding sequence ATGTCCAGCCCAGGCCATCCGCGGCCCCGCATCGGACTCTCGACGGTCTCGGTCTATCCCGAGTCCACCGCCCACGCCTTCTCGTACGCCGCCCGCACCGGCTACGAAGCGGTCGAGGTGATGGTCGGGATCGACGCGCTCTCCCAGCAGGCGAGCGCGATCAAGCAGCTCTCCGACCACCACGACATGCCGGTCAGCGCGGTGCACGCGCCGTGCCTGCTCTTCACCCAGCGGGTCTGGGGCCTGGAGCCCTGGGGCAAGCTCGAGCGGTCGGCGGAGATGGCCCACGACGTGGGAGCCGAGGTCGTCGTCGTGCACCCGCCCTTCCGGTGGCAGCGCGACTACGCGCTCGGGTTCGTCGAGGGCATCGCCGCGCTGGAGGAGGCGACCGGCATCCGGTTCGCGGTCGAGAACATGTATCCCTGGCGGGCCTCCTCGCGCCGCAACCGCCGCAGCCTCGAGATGTACGTCCCCGGGTGGGACCCGTCCGACCACGAGTACGCCAACACCTGCATCGACCTCTCCCACGCGGCGATCGCGCACAGCGACGTGGTCGCGATGGCCGAGCGGCTCGGGCCGCGGCTGCGCCACATCCACCTCACCGACGGCACCGGCAGCGCGAAGGACGAGCACCTGGTGCCCGGCCGCGGCACCGTCGGCGCCGACGCGTTCCTGCGTCACCTGACCGCCTCCGGCTTCGACGGCGAGGTCGTGCTGGAGATCAACACCCGCCGCTGCCGCACGGTCGCCGAGCGGGAGGCCGATCTGCGCGAGTCCCTGGAGTTCGCGATCGAGCACCTGTCCGCCGTACCCGCCTCAGGGACATGA
- a CDS encoding MFS transporter yields MTLRDHASALRVANFRWFFAGEMVNAAGTSMSPIALAFAVLAITDSASALGLVIAAWTVPMVAFMMIGGAIADRLPRGAVLRGANVVQALLQGATAALVLTDVAEIWHLAALQFLSGTAFAVSYPAFHGMVPVLLPESERKSAYLLIGQTESLLSIFGPALSGVLVATVGPGWAIAVDAGTYLAAAGFLGLMRIPVGARPDKQDSVLGDLRAGWSFVRALGWVLPVATCSLIFNAAISGALGVLGPAIAEDTIGSSGWGIARAAQAAGIFLFAFVLARMTLRRPLRACVIGFTASAAPMLVLGTWVDTVVLAAAFLLAGAGLAVVNLAWSLTVQEKVPEDMLSRVMSVDGFFSFVAMPIGQLVVGPLAIAFGLGRVEIGAAVLCVLVGIIGATRPAIAGVTLKPADPGGEPTSASP; encoded by the coding sequence GTGACGCTGCGCGACCACGCCTCGGCCCTCCGGGTGGCGAACTTCCGCTGGTTCTTCGCGGGCGAGATGGTCAACGCGGCGGGCACGTCGATGTCGCCGATCGCACTGGCGTTCGCCGTCCTCGCGATCACCGACTCCGCCTCGGCGCTCGGCCTCGTGATCGCGGCGTGGACCGTGCCGATGGTTGCGTTCATGATGATCGGCGGGGCGATCGCCGACCGGCTGCCGCGGGGCGCGGTGCTCCGCGGCGCCAACGTCGTCCAGGCGCTGCTGCAGGGCGCCACGGCCGCCCTCGTGCTGACCGACGTGGCCGAGATCTGGCACCTCGCGGCGCTCCAGTTCCTCAGCGGTACGGCGTTCGCGGTCAGCTATCCGGCGTTCCACGGGATGGTGCCGGTGCTGTTGCCCGAGTCCGAGCGCAAGTCGGCTTACCTGCTGATCGGCCAGACCGAGAGCCTGCTCAGCATCTTCGGCCCCGCCCTGTCGGGCGTGCTGGTGGCGACCGTCGGGCCGGGCTGGGCGATCGCCGTCGACGCCGGGACCTACCTCGCGGCCGCGGGCTTCCTCGGCCTGATGCGGATCCCCGTCGGCGCCCGCCCGGACAAGCAGGACAGCGTGCTTGGCGACCTGCGGGCCGGCTGGTCGTTCGTGCGCGCTCTCGGCTGGGTGCTGCCGGTGGCCACCTGCTCGCTGATCTTCAACGCCGCGATCAGCGGCGCTCTCGGCGTGCTCGGGCCGGCGATCGCCGAGGACACCATCGGCTCGTCGGGGTGGGGCATCGCGCGCGCCGCCCAGGCGGCGGGCATCTTCCTGTTCGCCTTCGTGCTCGCGCGGATGACCCTGAGGCGGCCGCTGCGCGCCTGCGTCATCGGGTTCACCGCCAGCGCCGCGCCCATGCTGGTGCTCGGCACCTGGGTCGACACGGTGGTGCTGGCGGCGGCGTTCCTCCTCGCCGGGGCGGGGCTCGCCGTCGTCAACCTCGCCTGGAGCCTCACCGTGCAGGAGAAGGTGCCGGAGGACATGCTGTCGCGGGTGATGTCCGTCGACGGCTTCTTCTCCTTCGTCGCGATGCCGATCGGTCAGCTCGTCGTGGGACCGCTGGCGATCGCGTTCGGGCTGGGGCGGGTCGAGATCGGCGCCGCCGTGCTCTGCGTCCTGGTCGGCATCATCGGCGCGACCCGGCCCGCGATCGCGGGGGTCACCCTCAAGCCCGCGGACCCGGGCGGCGAGCCAACATCGGCATCTCCGTGA
- a CDS encoding substrate-binding domain-containing protein has translation MSDTPPLPPTLADVAERAGVSRQTVSNAINSPQLLRPDTLSRVQDAIEELGYTPNRAARHLRTGSSRLIGLRMPAAQEYTANAAMDRFIHALVEASRTAGYHVLLFSGGQQVEGVRPDPLAGYDALLRSTAVDAFVVTDTYLGNPQAAWLSERRAPFVAFGRPWGDAAAAHPWVDVDGAAGVRAATEHVLDRGYERVAWLGWRPDFHLGEDRRSGWEQAMAARGGYDGALAVRTDDTVHAGMTAAAELLDGPRPDAFVCASDTLAIGVLHTLAQRGLYPGRDIGVVGFDDSQVAQVVPPGLTSVRQPLEQAAIELVRALRALLAHEPYDGGGVLLAPTLAVRGSTAR, from the coding sequence GTGAGCGACACACCCCCGCTGCCGCCCACGCTCGCTGACGTCGCCGAGCGGGCCGGGGTCTCCCGGCAGACGGTCTCGAACGCGATCAACAGCCCGCAGCTGCTGCGCCCCGACACCCTCAGCCGCGTCCAGGACGCGATCGAGGAGCTCGGCTACACGCCCAACCGGGCCGCCCGGCACCTGCGCACCGGCTCCTCGCGACTGATCGGGCTGCGGATGCCGGCCGCCCAGGAGTACACCGCCAACGCCGCGATGGACCGCTTCATCCACGCGCTCGTCGAGGCCTCGCGCACCGCCGGCTACCACGTGCTGCTGTTCTCGGGCGGGCAGCAGGTCGAGGGGGTGCGGCCCGACCCGCTCGCCGGCTACGACGCGCTGCTCCGGTCGACGGCGGTGGACGCCTTCGTCGTGACCGACACCTACCTCGGCAACCCGCAGGCGGCCTGGCTCTCCGAGCGGCGGGCGCCGTTCGTCGCGTTCGGGCGCCCCTGGGGCGACGCGGCCGCCGCGCACCCGTGGGTCGACGTCGACGGCGCCGCCGGGGTCCGCGCGGCCACCGAGCACGTGCTCGACCGTGGCTACGAGCGCGTGGCCTGGCTCGGCTGGCGCCCGGACTTCCACCTCGGTGAGGACCGGCGCTCGGGCTGGGAGCAGGCGATGGCCGCTCGGGGCGGGTACGACGGCGCCCTCGCCGTACGCACCGACGACACCGTGCACGCCGGCATGACCGCCGCCGCCGAGCTGCTCGACGGCCCGCGCCCCGACGCGTTCGTCTGCGCGTCCGACACGCTCGCGATCGGCGTGCTGCACACCCTCGCCCAGCGCGGCCTCTACCCCGGCCGCGACATCGGCGTCGTCGGCTTCGACGACTCGCAGGTCGCGCAGGTCGTGCCGCCCGGCCTCACCTCGGTGCGCCAGCCGCTCGAGCAGGCCGCGATCGAGCTGGTCCGTGCGCTGCGGGCGCTGCTCGCGCACGAGCCGTACGACGGCGGCGGGGTGCTGCTGGCCCCGACCCTCGCGGTCCGCGGCTCGACCGCGCGCTAG